TCCGGTGACATTTTTCTGGCCTTTTCCACGGCGAACTCCGGCGCTTTGCGGAGCGCTTTCGGCGATGCCGGCTATGACACCTTGCGGTTCGTGCGGTGGGGTGCCATCGATCCGTTCTACGAGGCGGTCGTACAGGCCGTCGAGGAGGCCGTCCTCAACGCGCTGGTCGACAACGAGTCGATGACCGGACTCGGCGGACACCACGTGCCAGCGCTGCCGCACGCGTACCTGACGGGTGCTGACAGCATCAACGGCTAGGCTGCTCGGCATGGACATGAAAACCTTCAACCGTGACCTCATCGCCGAGTTTCGCGCCAATGACGGCAAGCTGAGCGGCCAGTTCGCCAACAGTACGCTCGTGCTGCTCACCACCACCGGCGCGAAGTCCGGCCGGCCGCACACCGTACCGCTCGGCTGGGTCGCCGACGGATCCGAGGACCGGATCGTGCTGTTCGCGTCCAACATCGGCGCACCGAAGCACCCGGCCTGGTATCTGAACCTGGTCGCCAACCCGGACGTGACCATCGAACTGCGCGGCGAGACGTTCGCTGGAAAGGCGTCGTCGTTGACCGATGGCGGCGAGTATGAACGGCTGTATGAGCTTTTCACCTCGCAGATGCCGGGCACCGAGACCCACCAGTCCAAGACCGAGCGGAAGATTCCGATGGTGCTGGTCGAGCGTGTGCGTATGTGAGCGGCTGCGTTGGGTTTCTGGTTGTTGCGATTTGAGGGCGTGGTTGGGGTTTCATGGTTGTTGCCCCAGCGGATGGTCGGGTCTTGATGTTGGTGCATTTGGGGTGGTTGCGTTTTCTGATTGTTGCGTCAGGGGTGGTTGGCTTTGCTGCTTTGTTGCGTCAGGGGGTGGTTGGGTTTTTCGCCTGCGCGGCGGGCGCTCCTGCGCGGAGGGCGACCTCAAGGGAGGGGGCGCGGGAACGCCAATCGTGTGCATTGAGGGTGCGGGCGGTGGTTTGTGGGCGGGGCCGGGTTTTCCGGGCTTGCTCGTTCTCCCCGTCGGCGCCCTGGAGGGAACCACATTTTCGGAGGGGCCGCCGAGCTTGGGTGGGTGGTTGCGTTTGGGAGGCGGCGGCCCCTCCGAAAATGTGGTTGGCTGCGCCCGCCGACGGGGAGAACGAGCAAGCCAGGTCACGTATGGGAAGCAACCCGTCGGCATGGACGCCATCACAGCGTCCGTAGTGGTGCTGGTGTGACTGCTGTGGCTGATAATGAAGGTGATGCGGCTCGGCTGCGTAATACTTGTCTAACAAGACATCAAAATAGACATTTGGTGCAACCCGGCAGTCACAACAGCATTATCAGCCTCAGTAGTCACACCCGTCACAACCTCCGGAGATCACGGCGGCGTGAAAGCCTTGTTCCTTGCGTCCAACGCAAGTAACTCGACATTCATGCCTTCTACGAACCTCTCAAGCCGGACATTTAGCGCTCCACATGCCTTCGCATCCCACATAGTGGACCTTCACGCCACCCACCGAGACGCCACCGCAACTCCGGCGCCCCAACCACACTCCTGGTCCGGTTTGTCCGTTCTCCCCCGTCGGCGAGCTCTGCTTGAGCACATTCTGGCCGGGCCTGCCGCGTACGCGACGCAACCCCGTACGAAAGCTCGGCAGGCCCGGCCAGAATGTGCTCATCCTCCGGACGCCGACGGGGGAGAACGGACAAACCGGACCCACCCACAAACAAACCGCACCCGCCGCACCCAACCCAACCAACAGCCAAACCCCGCGCGCCCCTCCCCTTGAGGTCGCCCTCCGCGCAGGAGCGCCCGCCGCGCAGGCGCACCACCCCCAAACGCAACAACCATGGAAACTCCACCACTCTCCCAACGCAACAACCAGGCAACCCCACCACCTCCTCAACCGCAACAGCCAGAAACCCACCCACCTGCGACCAGATAACTCGAACCGGTTCGACGAACAGTCGACAATCGAACGCAAGCTGCCCCTTCGACGGGTTCGATAGGTGGTGTCCGATGGCGGCATCCGGGGATGTCTTGTGTTTCACACGATGATCCCCTAGCGTCGGGCGTCAATCGATTCGCTTCGATTGACATGGAGGCGGGATGGTGACGATCACCGATGTGGCTCAGGCCGCCGGGGTCGCACCGAGCACCGTGTCGTATGTGCTGAGCGGAAAGCGTTCGATATCGCCGAAAACTCGCCGGCTGGTGGAGGAGAGCATCCGCCGGCTGGGCTATCACCCGCATGCCGGCGCACGCGCGCTGGCCAGCAGTCGCACCAATGTCATCGCGCTGGTGACGCCGCTGCGCAGCGACCTGAACGTCGCGGTGATGATGGAGTTCGTCGCGTCCGTCGCGAAAGCGGCGCGCGAGCACGACTACGACATTCTGCTGCTGACAAAGGACGAAGGCCCGGCCGCGCTGCAACGTGTGTCCTCGTCGGCTCTCGCCGACGCGCTGATCGTGATGGACATCGAGGCCGACGACCCGCGCGTGCCGATGCTGCTGGCGCTCAACCGGCCGGCCGTGCTGATCGGCGCGCCTGACTCCACCACCGGTTTGACCTGTGTGGACCTGGATTTCAGCGCCGCGGCGGCCGGCTGCGTCCGGCGGCTCGCCGATCTCGGGCACCGGTCGATCGCGCTGATCGGCCAGCCGCCTGGCGTCTATCGGCGCGGCACCGGATACGCGCGGCGTTTCATGCGTGGTTTCACCGAAACCGCGGCCGAGTTCGGCATACGTGCGGTGTCCCGACCGTGTCCGGCGTCGTACGAGGCGAGCAGCCGATGCCTCAACGAGCTGTTCGCCGCCGACCCCGGCATCACCGGGCTGGTGGTGCACAATGAGGCAGTTTTGCCCGCCGTGCTGGCAAATCTACGCCAGAGTGGCCGCAGCGTGCCGGCCGACATCTCGCTGATCGCGGTCTGTCCGGACAGCATGGCGACCACGCAACCCGTGCCGTTGACCACGGTGACGCTGCCGGCTGAGGACGTCGGTGCGCTCGCGGTGGAAATGACCGTACGCCAGCTGACCGGGCCGACGACACCGCAGACCCGGTTGCTGGCACCTCGGCTGGTGACCAGGAAAAGCACCGCCGTCGCGGCACAGCCTGAGAGCGAGGAGGAGACATGAGCCGGCGCTTCTATCCCCTGCTGCTCATCGTCGCACTGCTGCTGGCCACCGCCGGCTGCGGTGGATCGGCTTCGGCCGGCGACTCATCCAAACTGACCGTACTCGACTACTACGCCGACGAGCCAAGCCATTCACAGTGGGGAAAACGGCTGTCCGACTGCGCGAAAACCGTCGGAGCGACGGTCAACCACCAGAGCGTGCCTGGCGCGCAGCTCATCGCCAAAGTCCTCCAACAGGCATCGTCACGTACGTTGCCGGACCTGCTGATGCTGGACAATCCTGACGTACAACAGATCGCGTCGACCGGCGCGCTGCTGCCGCTGAACGATCTCGGCGTCACCGCCGACGGCTTCTCCCCCGGCATCGTGTCCGCCGGCACCTACCAAGGCAAGCTGTATGCCGCGACGCCGGCGGTCAACACGATCGTTTTGTTCTACGACAAGGACGTGCTCGCCAAGGCCGGTGTCAAACCGCCGACGACCTGGGCGGAACTGCGTGCGGCGGCGAAGAAACTCACCGTGCCGGGACGCTACGGCCTGGCTTTCGATGCCAACGCCGACTACGAGGGCGCCTGGACCTTCCTGCCGTTCATGTGGAGCAACGGCGGCAACGAGAACAAGCTGGACAGCCCGCAGGTCCAGCAGTCGCTGCAGTTCTGGGTCGACCTGTTCCGCGACGGCTCGGTGTCCAAGGGCGCGCTCAACTGGCGCCAGTCGGATGTCAACGACCAGTTCATGGCCGGAAAAGCGGCGATGATGGTGAACGGACCGTGGCAGATCCAGACGCTGAACAAGAAAGCCACCCTGCACTGGGACACCGTGAAGATCCCGGTGCCCGCCGCCGGCGCCACCGCGGTCGCCCCGCTCGGCGGTGAGATGTGGACGGTGCCGCAGTCGACTTCCAAGGAACGCCAGCAAAAAGCCGCGAAGGTCGTCGCGTGCCTGATCCAGGACAAGAATATGCTGGCCACCGCCAAGGAAGGCTTTCTGATCCCGACCAAGCCGGCGGTGGCGCGGCAGTACGCGGCCGACGTGCCGAGCATGGCCTCCTTCGTCGACACGGTCGGCCACGCGCGAGCGCGCACCGGCCAGCTGGGACCGAAATGGCCGAAGGCCGCACAGGCCATCTACACCGCGTTCCAGGCCGCGCTGACCGGCCAGAGCACGCCGGCGGCCGCGTTGGCACAGGCGCAGAAGACCGTCACGAGTTCATGACGGTCACCGCGACAAAAGCGGCTCCGCGTGCGCGTACGACCCATCGCTGGCGGCAACGCGAGCAACTGACGCAATGGCTGTTCGTGGCGCCGGCGGTGCTCTATCTTCTCGCGTTCTTCGGCTATCCGGCCGCCAAGAACGTGACGATGAGCCTGCAGCACTATTCGACGGCGACCTTCTACACCGGCGAGGCACCGTTCGTCGGGCTGGAAAACTACGCGAAGATCGTCGCGTCGACGATCTTCACCGAGGCGTTGCTCAACACCGTCCTGTTCACGGTCGGATCGCTGGTCGGCCAGTTCGTCATCGGCATGGCACTGGCGTTGTTCTTTCGCCGGTATTTCCCGCTCAGCGGCCTGCTCCGATCGCTGTTGTTGCTGCCGTGGCTGCTGCCGCTGGTCGTGTCCGGCACCGTCTGGCGGTGGATTCTCGACCAGGACAGTGGCGTGCTCAACGAGACCCTGCAGGCGAAAATCCCCTGGCTGACCAGTCCGTCGGTCGCGCTGCTCGCGGTCGTCATCGTCAACATCTGGGTCGGCATCCCGTTCAACACCACCATTCTCTACGGCGGCCTGCAGGACATCCCGCCGGAGCTGTACGAGGCGGCCGCGCTCGACGGCGCCGGAAAGGTCAACACATTCCGCTACATCACCTGGCCGCAACTGCGTCCGGTGGTCAACGTCGTGCTCGTGCTCGGTGTCGTCTACACGGCCAAAGTCCTCGACCTGATCCTGGTGATCACCGGCGGCGGACCGGCCAACGCCACCCAGACGATCGCGACGCAGTCGTACCAACTTTCCTTCCAGCAGTTCGACTTCGGCCAGGGCGCCGCGATGGGTGACATCCTCATCCTGCTCTCGCTGGTCTTCGCGGTGATCTATCTGCGTGCCAACCGGAGGCCGGCGTGAGACACCGCTGGACCGCCACCACCATCGGGATCGTCCTGATCGCCGTGATGCTCTTCCCGGTCTACTGGATGATCAACGCGTCGCTGCAGCCGGCCGGCACCACCCTGCAGGGCTCGTGGATCCCGTTTCCGTTGGACGTCAGCGGATACGCCACCGCCATCGCCGACCAGGGACGCAACCTGCTCACCAGCCTGGTCGTCGCCACCGGCAGCGTCGTGGTCTGCCTGTTGGTGGCCGCACCCGCCGCGTACGGCCTGGCGCAGTTTCGGATCCGCGGCTCCAACGCCGTCGTCTTCGGCATCCTGATCACCCAGATGATCCCCGGCATCGTCATCGCCAACGCGCTCTACAGCGTCTACAACGATCTCGGCCTGCTCAACTCGGTGCCGGGCCTGATCCTGGCGGACGCGACGCTGGGCATCCCGTTCTCCATCCTCATCATCCGCGCGTTCATGCAGGGAATTCCGCGTGAGATCGTGGAAGCGGGCCGGGTGGACGGCGCCGGACATTTCCGCGTGTTCCGCTCAGTCATCGTGCCGGTCAGCGCCAACGCGCTGATCACCGCGGGCCTGTTCACGTTTCTGTTCGCCTGGAGCGATTTCCTGTTCGCGCTGACGCTGACCACCAACGAGACCGTACGACCGATCACCCTCGGCATCTACCAGTACATCGGCGCGCACACCAACCAGTGGAACGCGATCATGGCGACCACGGTGCTCGCCTCGATCCCCGCCGCGGTGCTGCTGGTCGTCGCGCAGCGCTACGTCGCGGCCGGCGCCACCGGCGGCGCGGTCAAATAGCCGCCGTGCTTTCCCTTCGTACGAGCCGAGGCGCCAGCAACCGCGTCTCCGGCACGGTCGGACCGGCCAGCTGCCGCAGCACCATCTCGACGGCGAGTTCGCCGACCTCCTCGGCCGGAATGGCGATGGTGGTCAGCGACACCGGCTGCTGCACGGCCATGCTGTCCGGACACAGCGCGATCACCGACATGTCCTCCGGCACGCGGATGCCGCGATGGCGCAGATCTCCGAGCACCGCGGGCAAAACGGCCTCGTTGTGGATGACCAGCCCGGTCAGCTCCGGGTCGGCGGCCAGCAGCTCGTCCACGCACCGTACGGCCGCGTCGTACGAGTGCGAGCACGGCCGGTTGACCGCACGAACGCCGTGTTTGCCTGCCGCCGCGCGGAAACCGCGCAAAAACCGCCTGGCAAAGCCGGTGCCGCGCCGATAGACGGCCGGCGCCGGACCGATCAGCGCGATCGACCGGTGACCGAGCTCGGCCAGGTGTGCCACGCATTCCTGGCCGGCGGCGGCGAAATCCAGGTCGACGCAGGTGATGCCGCTGGCCGCGTCCGGCGCGCCGATCAACACCGACGGCCGCTGCAGCGACCGCAACACCGGCACCCGCGGATCTTTCGCTTCGACGTCCATCACGATCAGCGCGTCGGCGAGCGCCGAGGACACGACCCGCCGCAGTGCCGTCGGACCCTCGTCCTTTGTCAGCAACAGTACGTCGTAATCGTGTTCGCGAGCGGTTTTCGCCACCGCGGCGACGAACTCCATCACGACCGCGACGTTCTGGTCCGTACGCATCGGCAGCACCAGCGCCAGCACACTGGTCTTGCTGCTGGCCAGCGCGCGAGCGCCGGCGTTGGGGTGATAGCCGAGCTCGCGGATGCTCGCCTCGACCAGCCTGGTGGTCTCCGGCGAGATCGACCGCTTGCCGCTCAGCACGTACGACACGGTGCTCGGCGCCACCCCGGCGGCGCGCGCCACGTCGACAATCGTGACCATCGACCGCCTTTCCGCAGACCGCAAGAGACTTTACGGCATCACTCGCGGACCGCGCGGCGGCGCTTGGCCAGATATGGCAGAAAGAACATGTAGGCGCCGGTGACGAAAAGCAACGCGAGCGGCAGCAGCGGCGTGTACGAAACCCAGACGATCGGCTCCTTCTGCACCAATGCGATCACCGTGATGACCACGGTCGCGGTGAAAAGGACAGCGACCCAGCGATGAAACTGCCGTATCCACCTGTTCATGAGGACCTCCTGGCGAGAATCGAGAAGCACCGTCGAAGACGCTAATTGCGCCGCCTCCGACGGTGCTTCTCGATTCCTGATCAGAAAGTCACCAGGCCACCGGCAGCGCACTCACGCCGTACACGAACGAGAAGGACCGGAACGGCACCTCCTCGATCGGCACCGCGAGCCGCAGCGCCGGGAAGCGCCGGAACAGCGCCGGATAGGCGATCCGCATCTCCATCCGAGCCAGCGGCGCACCCAGACAGTGGTGTACGCCGTGGCCGAACGCGACGTGCCGCGCGGCCTTGCGCATCACGTCGAAGTCGTCCATGCCGTCGCCCTGCGACGGGTCGCGGTTGGCGGACGGCAGCGACACGACGACCATGTCGCCGGCCTCGATCCGCTGGCCACCGATCACCGTGTCCTGCGTGGCCGTACGCGGAATGCCGGAGTGCACGATGGTCAGATAGCGCATCAGCTCCTCGACCGCCGGCTCGGCCGCGCCGGGGTTGTCGCGCACCTGCGCGAGCTGGTCGGGATGCTGGAGCAGCAGCAACGTGCCGAGGCCGAGCATGTTGGCGGTCGTCTCGTGGCCGGCGAGCAGCAGCAGGTCGCCGATGCCGGTCAGCTCGCGGTCGGTCAGCTCGTGGCCGTGGTCGCGTACGAGCATGCCGAGCAGGTCGTCACCCGGCGTCTTGCGCTGCTCGGCGACCAGTGACGCCATGTATTCCTGCGACTCGCGGGTCACCGCCAGCCGCTCCTCGAAGCTGATGGACATGTCGACGCGGGCGTTGCTGCGGCGCTGGAAGTCGCCGCGGTCCTCGTACGGCACGCCGAGCAGCTCACAGATCACCAGCGACGGCACCGGCAGCGCGAATGCCTGCATCAGGTCGACCGGCGCGCCGGCGGCCGCCATCGCGTCGAGGTGGTCGGCGACGATCTGCTCGATCCGCGGCCGCAGCCGCTCCATCCGGCGGACGGTGAACTCCGGGGTCAGCATCCGGCGCAGCCGGGTGTGGTCGGGCGGGTCGTAGGCGAGCAGGAAACCCGACGAGTCGGTCTGGCCGGCCTGTGGCGAGCGGCCGACGTTGCTGAACCGGCCGGCGTCGCCAAGCACCTCGCGTACGTCGTCGTACCTGGTGACCAGCCACGCGTCGCTCTGGAACAGCGTGCTGATCCGGTGCACCGGTCGCTGCTCGCGCATCGCGGCCAGCGTGTCGTCCGGGTCGAAACGGTTGCGGCGCATATGGACAGGCATCGACGGGGCCTGAGTCATGGAAGCCTCCACGGTTCGAAAATGAGAACTGACTCTCACATCACCGTCGAGCCTAACACAAACGAGAGTCAGCTATCACTCTGTTAGACTTGGCGTTGTGCAGATCTCGACTTCGCGTGCGCCGCGCGCCGACGCGGCGCGCAACGCCGAGCGGATCCTGCAGGCGGCTCGGCAGGCGTACGCGGAAGGCGGCGCGTCCGTGCGACTGGAGGAGATCGCTCGCCGCGCCGGCGTCGGGATCGCCACGCTCTATCGGCACTATCCCAGCAAGGACGCGCTGATCACGGCGGTGTTCTCCTGGCTCTACCAGCAGGACGTCGAGCCGGTCGTGCGGCGCGCGCTGGTCGACGAGGATCCGTGGCGCGCGCTGGTGAGCGTGCTGGAGGCCGGCCTGTCGCTGGCCGAGAACGACGTCTACATGTTCACGGCGGCCAAGGAGTCCGGCGCCGTGCTGCACGCGATCGCCAACGAATACTTTGGCCAGATCGCGACACTGCTCGAGCGAGCGCAGCGAGCCGGGGTCGTACGCGACGACCTGACCAGCCAGGACCTGCCACATCTGGTGTTCATGCTGGTCAGTCCGATCCGGCTGGGTCCGGAGGCGGCCTGCTCCTGGCGGCGTTATCTGGCGTTGCTGCTTGATGCCATCCGGCCGGCGGCGGCCACTCCGCTGCCGGTCGACGCACCGGCGTTGCCACCTCCGTTTGCCAGAGGCTGTTAACCGACCAGCCGGAGCGTACGGTCGGCGACACCGACGTTCACGGTCTGCCCCCACGACAACCGCAGCGCGTCGTTTTCCAGGCCATCGCCGAAAACCACCAGCCGGTCCGACTCCACCGTCACCGTCACCGCGCCGATGCCTTCGACCAGGCTCGTCGCGGTCGCCGGTGACGGCCACGCCTCGCGTACGAACCACGACAGGGCCGGATCTTCCGGGCCTGGCAAGACGATCGCGCTGTGCCGCTCCAGCCAGGCCGACCGGCACCAGCCAGTCGCTCCGGTGCCGGTGCCGACCAGGATTCCGGACGACGCCTGGCGTTCGGTGCGTCCGTCGGCCGTACGAATGGTGTAGCGCGCGGTTTGGTGCGTCGGCTGTCCAATGTAGACTTCGTTGAGCGCGACCAGTTTCTGCGTGTCGTCGGCGACCGCCTGCACCATCGTACGATCCTCGACATTTTTGCTGCCACCAAGAAGCTTTGCGGTGTCGTTTGGGTCGTGGCGTACGAGGACACCGGGGTTGCGCTGGCGGTCGGCGTTGATGCCAATAACCGGCTGACCGTCGAGATATTTGGCCACATTGGCGACCAGGCCGTCCTGACCGACCACCACGACGACATCGTCCGGCGCGAACAGGAATCGCGGCAGATCCTCGCGTTCCACCGCGCCGCGCCGCCAGTCGGCCGGGATCGCCGCCAACACCGTCGCCAGCGCTTTTCGCTGCAGCAGATGGCGATCCTCCACCTCGGTCAGGTCACGTCCGCGCGTGGACAGGAAAAACGCGGCCTGGCCGCGCGTACCGTGTCGCGCCAGCAGCTCGTCCAGCTCGGTGCGGCGGTGGACCACCACCACTCGCGGCGCCAGCGTCATTGTCGCGCCAGCTTCGCGAGCAGGCCGCTGACCAGCTCCGGTGTGACCACGATGGTGCCGATCTCCGGCAGGTTGCCGGCCACGTCTTTGGCGACCAACGCAAGCAAAGTCGCCTGCGGAACGTCGCGATACGCGGCCAGTCGCGCGGTTTCCGCGGCCGCCTCGGCGTCCCCCATCGCGCGCCGGCTGTTCGCTCGCGCGTTGGCGAGCCGGATTTCGCGCTCCGCCTGGGCTTCGGTCTCGATCTGGTTCGCCGCGGCCGCCTCGACCGCCTGCCTCCGCGCGTTGGCACCGCGCTGCACGACCAGCTCCTGCTCGCGGCGAGCCAGCTCGATCTGGTTGGCCAGCTCGTTTTCGGCGATCGCGCGCTCGCGCTCGACCGCGACGGCACGCCGTTCGTACGTCGCACGGTCGGCCTCCTGCTGGACCTGCTCGCGCGCCGGCGTCTGCAGCGCACGCTCCACATCGGACTCCGGCCGGATCGCCACGACGCGTACGCCGATCACGGTGAGACCGATCTCGGCGAGCCGCCGGTTTCCCGACAGTCCGGTCGACATCGCCTCGCGTACCGACGCCGGACCGTCGACCAGAGCGTCGGCGAGGGACGTACGCACGAGCAGCTCCACCGCGTACTGCTGCGCGGTTTCGGTCAGCAGACCGGCAATCTGCTCCAGCGGCGATCCGCGCCAACGTCCATTGTCGGGATCGATGCTGAAATCCAGCCGGCCGTCCGCTTTCGCCGGGTCGACGATCCGGAAGGTGACCGTCGCCTGCACGGTCACGTCCTGGAAGTCGGCCGTACGCGCGTGGAACAGCAGCGGCAGCTCGCGGTCGTCGACCGGCACCTCGCTGAGCACCGCCGACAGCGGACGAAACCAGAAGGACGCGCCGATGCCTTCGCGTACGACCCTGCCGCGACGTACGTGCCGGACGTGCAACGTCGGCGTGCCGCGCAGGTGCCGAAGACCGGGAAGTTTCTTGATATCTGCCATGACCCTCTCCTTATCGTCACTCTGACGATAATCGGTCGAGTCGCTTATCGTCAACGTGACGAGAACGACTGGTAGGCTGGTCACATGGAGCCGGCGAGGATGGCGGTCACGGTCGACCTGGTGGTGCTGACCGTGCGAGACGGCCTGTTCAGCGTGTTGACCGTACGCCGCGGCGTGCCGCCGTATCGGGGCCGCTGGGCCCTCCCCGGCGGTTTCGTGGAACTCGACGAGGACCTGCCGGACGCGGCGGCGCGCGAGCTGGCCGAGGAGACGCGGCTGGCCGCCGTACATCTGGAGCAGCTGGGCACGTACGGCCGGCCGGACCGCGATCCACGGATGCGCGTCGTCACGGTCGCATATCTGGCACTCGCGGCCGACCTGCCGCAGCCGACCGCCGGCAGCGACGCCGCCGACGCACGCTGGGCCTCGGTCGATGATTTGCTTGCCACGCCGAAGAAACTCGCCTTCGACCACCACCACATCCTGTCCGACGGTGTCGAACGCGCTCGGTCCAAGCTGGAATACACGCCGCTCGCGACCGTTTTCTGCCCGCCCGAGTTCACCGTCGCCGAGCTGCGCGCGGTCTACGAGGCAGTGTGGGGTGTCGCACTCGATCCCCGTAACTTCCACCGGAAAGTCACCGGCACTCCGGGTTTTCTGGAGTCCACCGGCGAAACGACCACGCGTCTCGGCGGTCGGCCGGCGCAGCTCTTCCGGCGCGGCGCCGCCGACCTGCTGCATCCGCCGATGCTGCGCTGACAGCGGCAAGATCCGGGACACAGTCAGGGATGTCCCGGATGCCGGCGGCGCTCGCCGCCAGCACACTTGCCGGATGCCGCCTCAGCACTGGAAACTTCTCGCCGGCCTGGCGTGTGTCGCGGTCGCCGGAGTCGCCGGCTGGCTGCTCCAGGATGTCGTGCCACCTGTCGACCTGTGGATCGCGACGCGACTCTACGACCCGTCGCCGGCGATCTATCCGGCGATCGGCGGACTCGGCACGTTGGTGGCACTCGGTCTGGTGTTGCTCCTGCTCGCCGTCGTGTGGCGACGGCACGGACTGCGGCCTGGCGCACTGCTCCGATACGCCGCGCTTTTGGCTTGCTGTCTGGCAACCGCACTGCTGCAGGTCGTCTTCCAGCGACCCGGGCCGCCGCAACACGAGCCAGACTGGACGTATCCGAGCGGCCACGTCGTCGTCATCACCGCGCTGGCCGTCACCGCCGTCGCCATCGCGTCGTCCGTTTCCGTACGCTGGGCCGGCATCGCGACCGCCGTCGGCGTGATCGCCATCCTCCTCGTGTCGGTCAGCCGGGTCGTCGTCGCGCAGCACTGGCTCGTCGATGTCGTGGCCGCGGCGCTTGCGACGGTCGGCGTCGGCGTGGTGGCGGCCACCGTCATGCGCCTGCCGGCGAAAGCCTGATATCGTTCGTACAGACGTACGATCGGATGGATGGATGGCCGGTGGACTGCACGTTTTCCGAGTTCTCGTACGGCTATGCCGCGATCCGTGAGGCCGAGACCGACCTGGCGGCGTTGCATGAGCCGATCACGCTCGTCGCGGATGAGCAGTGCGTCGACTATGTGCTTTTGCTGCAGTTCAGGCGGGTCGACTACGTGAGCCGCCGGCATCCGGCGTCGCCGACCTGGAAGCACGTCGGCCGGCGGCACTATCGGTTTGCCGTCGACACCGGCAGCGCACATCACCGCGCATTGCTTGAGCTGGCCGCGAAACTGCCGCGCGGCGAGGTTTACTACAGCGCGCCGCTTTTCCACACCGACCGCGAGTTCGACTATTTCTACAGCCACGACCAGGTGCTGGCGCATTCCAGCCTGGTGCGGCCGAGCGAGTTTGGTGTCGGCGACGGCATCCACCACCATGTCACCGATCAAACCGGCACGCGTACGACCTGGGACGAGATCGTGCGGCGACACGGCGAGGTCG
The nucleotide sequence above comes from Fodinicola acaciae. Encoded proteins:
- a CDS encoding carbohydrate ABC transporter permease yields the protein MTVTATKAAPRARTTHRWRQREQLTQWLFVAPAVLYLLAFFGYPAAKNVTMSLQHYSTATFYTGEAPFVGLENYAKIVASTIFTEALLNTVLFTVGSLVGQFVIGMALALFFRRYFPLSGLLRSLLLLPWLLPLVVSGTVWRWILDQDSGVLNETLQAKIPWLTSPSVALLAVVIVNIWVGIPFNTTILYGGLQDIPPELYEAAALDGAGKVNTFRYITWPQLRPVVNVVLVLGVVYTAKVLDLILVITGGGPANATQTIATQSYQLSFQQFDFGQGAAMGDILILLSLVFAVIYLRANRRPA
- a CDS encoding sugar ABC transporter substrate-binding protein; the encoded protein is MSRRFYPLLLIVALLLATAGCGGSASAGDSSKLTVLDYYADEPSHSQWGKRLSDCAKTVGATVNHQSVPGAQLIAKVLQQASSRTLPDLLMLDNPDVQQIASTGALLPLNDLGVTADGFSPGIVSAGTYQGKLYAATPAVNTIVLFYDKDVLAKAGVKPPTTWAELRAAAKKLTVPGRYGLAFDANADYEGAWTFLPFMWSNGGNENKLDSPQVQQSLQFWVDLFRDGSVSKGALNWRQSDVNDQFMAGKAAMMVNGPWQIQTLNKKATLHWDTVKIPVPAAGATAVAPLGGEMWTVPQSTSKERQQKAAKVVACLIQDKNMLATAKEGFLIPTKPAVARQYAADVPSMASFVDTVGHARARTGQLGPKWPKAAQAIYTAFQAALTGQSTPAAALAQAQKTVTSS
- a CDS encoding LacI family DNA-binding transcriptional regulator, which produces MVTIVDVARAAGVAPSTVSYVLSGKRSISPETTRLVEASIRELGYHPNAGARALASSKTSVLALVLPMRTDQNVAVVMEFVAAVAKTAREHDYDVLLLTKDEGPTALRRVVSSALADALIVMDVEAKDPRVPVLRSLQRPSVLIGAPDAASGITCVDLDFAAAGQECVAHLAELGHRSIALIGPAPAVYRRGTGFARRFLRGFRAAAGKHGVRAVNRPCSHSYDAAVRCVDELLAADPELTGLVIHNEAVLPAVLGDLRHRGIRVPEDMSVIALCPDSMAVQQPVSLTTIAIPAEEVGELAVEMVLRQLAGPTVPETRLLAPRLVRRESTAAI
- a CDS encoding carbohydrate ABC transporter permease yields the protein MRHRWTATTIGIVLIAVMLFPVYWMINASLQPAGTTLQGSWIPFPLDVSGYATAIADQGRNLLTSLVVATGSVVVCLLVAAPAAYGLAQFRIRGSNAVVFGILITQMIPGIVIANALYSVYNDLGLLNSVPGLILADATLGIPFSILIIRAFMQGIPREIVEAGRVDGAGHFRVFRSVIVPVSANALITAGLFTFLFAWSDFLFALTLTTNETVRPITLGIYQYIGAHTNQWNAIMATTVLASIPAAVLLVVAQRYVAAGATGGAVK
- a CDS encoding cytochrome P450 — translated: MTQAPSMPVHMRRNRFDPDDTLAAMREQRPVHRISTLFQSDAWLVTRYDDVREVLGDAGRFSNVGRSPQAGQTDSSGFLLAYDPPDHTRLRRMLTPEFTVRRMERLRPRIEQIVADHLDAMAAAGAPVDLMQAFALPVPSLVICELLGVPYEDRGDFQRRSNARVDMSISFEERLAVTRESQEYMASLVAEQRKTPGDDLLGMLVRDHGHELTDRELTGIGDLLLLAGHETTANMLGLGTLLLLQHPDQLAQVRDNPGAAEPAVEELMRYLTIVHSGIPRTATQDTVIGGQRIEAGDMVVVSLPSANRDPSQGDGMDDFDVMRKAARHVAFGHGVHHCLGAPLARMEMRIAYPALFRRFPALRLAVPIEEVPFRSFSFVYGVSALPVAW
- a CDS encoding nitroreductase family deazaflavin-dependent oxidoreductase, with the translated sequence MDMKTFNRDLIAEFRANDGKLSGQFANSTLVLLTTTGAKSGRPHTVPLGWVADGSEDRIVLFASNIGAPKHPAWYLNLVANPDVTIELRGETFAGKASSLTDGGEYERLYELFTSQMPGTETHQSKTERKIPMVLVERVRM
- a CDS encoding TetR/AcrR family transcriptional regulator, translating into MQISTSRAPRADAARNAERILQAARQAYAEGGASVRLEEIARRAGVGIATLYRHYPSKDALITAVFSWLYQQDVEPVVRRALVDEDPWRALVSVLEAGLSLAENDVYMFTAAKESGAVLHAIANEYFGQIATLLERAQRAGVVRDDLTSQDLPHLVFMLVSPIRLGPEAACSWRRYLALLLDAIRPAAATPLPVDAPALPPPFARGC
- a CDS encoding LacI family DNA-binding transcriptional regulator; the encoded protein is MVTITDVAQAAGVAPSTVSYVLSGKRSISPKTRRLVEESIRRLGYHPHAGARALASSRTNVIALVTPLRSDLNVAVMMEFVASVAKAAREHDYDILLLTKDEGPAALQRVSSSALADALIVMDIEADDPRVPMLLALNRPAVLIGAPDSTTGLTCVDLDFSAAAAGCVRRLADLGHRSIALIGQPPGVYRRGTGYARRFMRGFTETAAEFGIRAVSRPCPASYEASSRCLNELFAADPGITGLVVHNEAVLPAVLANLRQSGRSVPADISLIAVCPDSMATTQPVPLTTVTLPAEDVGALAVEMTVRQLTGPTTPQTRLLAPRLVTRKSTAVAAQPESEEET